The following are encoded together in the Glycine soja cultivar W05 chromosome 5, ASM419377v2, whole genome shotgun sequence genome:
- the LOC114413483 gene encoding trehalase isoform X2 codes for MASHCVMAVTPSTPLLSFLERLQETAFETFAHSNFDPKTYVDMPLKSALTVTEDAFQKLPRNANGSVPVEDLKRFIEAYFEGAGDDLVYRDPQDFVPEPEGFLPKVNHPQVRAWALQVHSLWKNLSRKISGAVKAQPDLHTLLPLPGSVVIPGSRFREVYYWDSYWVIRGLLASKMHDTAKAIVTNLISLIDKYGFVLNGARAYYTNRSQPPLLSAMIYEIYNSTGDLELVKRSLPALLKEYEFWNSDIHKLTILDDQGCTHTLNRYYAKWDKPRPESSIMDKASASNFSSVSEKQQFYRELASAAESGWDFSTRWMRNPPNFTTLATTSVIPVDLNAFLLGMELNIALFAKVTGDNSTAERFLENSDLRKKAMDSIFWNANKKQWLDYWLSSTCEEVHVWKNEHQNQNVFASNFVPLWMKPFYSDTSLVSSVVESLKTSGLLRDAGVATSLTDSGQQWDFPNGWAPLQHMLVEGLLKSGLKEARLLAEEIAIRWVTTNYIVYKKTGVMHEKFDVEHCGEFGGGGEYVPQTGFGWSNGVVLAFLEEFGWPEDRNIEC; via the exons ATGG CATCACACTGTGTAATGGCCGTGACGCCCTCAACCCCTCTTCTCTCCTTCCTCGAACGCCTCCAAGAAACAGCCTTCGAAACCTTCGCCCATTCCAACTTCGATCCCAAAACCTACGTGGACATGCCTCTCAAGTCCGCCCTCACGGTTACCGAGGACGCGTTCCAGAAGCTTCCGAGGAACGCCAACGGGTCCGTGCCGGTTGAGGATTTGAAGCGTTTCATAGAAGCCTACTTTGAAGGTGCAGGGGATGATCTGGTGTACCGGGACCCACAGGATTTCGTTCCCGAGCCGGAGGGTTTCTTGCCCAAGGTGAACCACCCTCAGGTTAGGGCCTGGGCCTTGCAGGTCCATTCGCTTTGGAAAAACTTGAGCCGGAAAATATCCGGTGCGGTGAAGGCACAGCCAGACTTACATACGCTGCTCCCTCTCCCTGGTTCGGTTGTCATTCCCGGGTCGCGTTTTCGCGAGGTTTATTACTGGGATTCCTATTGGGTTATTAG GGGCCTGCTGGCCAGTAAAATGCATGACACAGCTAAGGCTATTGTCACCAATCTCATTTCCTTGATAGATAAATATGGCTTTGTTCTTAATGGGGCTAGAGCTTACTACACTAACAGGAG CCAGCCTCCCCTTTTAAGCGCCATGATTTATGAGATATACAATAGCACGGGTGACTTGGAATTAGTTAAAAGATCTCTACCTGCCTTACTGAAAGAATATGAATTTTGGAATTCAG ATATACATAAACTGACCATTTTGGATGATCAAGGTTGCACTCATACCTTAAATCGTTATTATGCAAAGTGGGACAAACCCAGGCCGGAATCGTCCATAATG GACAAGGCATCTGCTTCCAACTTCTCCAGTGTTTCAGAAAAACAGCAGTTTTACCGTGAACTGGCATCAGCTGCTGAATCAGGATGGGATTTCAGCACCAGATGGATGAG AAATCCACCTAATTTCACAACATTGGCTACAACATCTGTAATACCTGTTGATTTGAACGCATTTCTACTCGGG ATGGAACTTAATATTGCCTTATTTGCAAAAGTTACTGGAGATAATAGCACTGCTGAACGGTTCCTGGAAAATTCTGATCTTAGAAAGAAGGCAATGGACTCTATTTTCTGGAATGCAAACAAGAAACAGTGGCTTGATTACTGGCTCAGCAGTACATGTGAG GAGGTTCATGTTTGGAAAAACGAGCATCAGAATCAAAATGTATTTGCTTCCAATTTTGTTCCTTTGTGGATGAAGCCATTTTACTCAG atACTTCGCTTGTGAGTAGTGTTGTTGAAAGTCTCAAAACATCTGGCCTGCTCCGTGATGCTGGAGTTGCAACTTCTTTGACTGATTCAGGGCAACAGTG GGACTTTCCAAATGGGTGGGCGCCGCTTCAACACATGCTAGTGGAAGGACTGCTAAAATCAGGATTGAAAGAAGCAAGGTTATTGGCTGAGGAAATTGCCATCAGATGGGTCACAACCAATTATATTGTTTATAAGAAAACAGGTGTAATGCATGAAAAGTTTGACGTGGAGCATTGTGGAGAATTTGGAGGTGGGGGCGAATATGTACCCCAG ACTGGTTTTGGCTGGTCAAATGGAGTTGTGTTGGCATTCTTGGAGGAGTTTGGATGGCCTGAAGATCGGAACATAGAATGCTGA
- the LOC114413483 gene encoding trehalase isoform X1, which produces MAEYAQNYKVLILTWLSLTLVTVTASHCVMAVTPSTPLLSFLERLQETAFETFAHSNFDPKTYVDMPLKSALTVTEDAFQKLPRNANGSVPVEDLKRFIEAYFEGAGDDLVYRDPQDFVPEPEGFLPKVNHPQVRAWALQVHSLWKNLSRKISGAVKAQPDLHTLLPLPGSVVIPGSRFREVYYWDSYWVIRGLLASKMHDTAKAIVTNLISLIDKYGFVLNGARAYYTNRSQPPLLSAMIYEIYNSTGDLELVKRSLPALLKEYEFWNSDIHKLTILDDQGCTHTLNRYYAKWDKPRPESSIMDKASASNFSSVSEKQQFYRELASAAESGWDFSTRWMRNPPNFTTLATTSVIPVDLNAFLLGMELNIALFAKVTGDNSTAERFLENSDLRKKAMDSIFWNANKKQWLDYWLSSTCEEVHVWKNEHQNQNVFASNFVPLWMKPFYSDTSLVSSVVESLKTSGLLRDAGVATSLTDSGQQWDFPNGWAPLQHMLVEGLLKSGLKEARLLAEEIAIRWVTTNYIVYKKTGVMHEKFDVEHCGEFGGGGEYVPQTGFGWSNGVVLAFLEEFGWPEDRNIEC; this is translated from the exons ATGGCCGAGTACGCTCAAAATTATAAAGTGCTCATCCTCACATGGCTCTCACTAACACTAGTCACTGTAACAGCATCACACTGTGTAATGGCCGTGACGCCCTCAACCCCTCTTCTCTCCTTCCTCGAACGCCTCCAAGAAACAGCCTTCGAAACCTTCGCCCATTCCAACTTCGATCCCAAAACCTACGTGGACATGCCTCTCAAGTCCGCCCTCACGGTTACCGAGGACGCGTTCCAGAAGCTTCCGAGGAACGCCAACGGGTCCGTGCCGGTTGAGGATTTGAAGCGTTTCATAGAAGCCTACTTTGAAGGTGCAGGGGATGATCTGGTGTACCGGGACCCACAGGATTTCGTTCCCGAGCCGGAGGGTTTCTTGCCCAAGGTGAACCACCCTCAGGTTAGGGCCTGGGCCTTGCAGGTCCATTCGCTTTGGAAAAACTTGAGCCGGAAAATATCCGGTGCGGTGAAGGCACAGCCAGACTTACATACGCTGCTCCCTCTCCCTGGTTCGGTTGTCATTCCCGGGTCGCGTTTTCGCGAGGTTTATTACTGGGATTCCTATTGGGTTATTAG GGGCCTGCTGGCCAGTAAAATGCATGACACAGCTAAGGCTATTGTCACCAATCTCATTTCCTTGATAGATAAATATGGCTTTGTTCTTAATGGGGCTAGAGCTTACTACACTAACAGGAG CCAGCCTCCCCTTTTAAGCGCCATGATTTATGAGATATACAATAGCACGGGTGACTTGGAATTAGTTAAAAGATCTCTACCTGCCTTACTGAAAGAATATGAATTTTGGAATTCAG ATATACATAAACTGACCATTTTGGATGATCAAGGTTGCACTCATACCTTAAATCGTTATTATGCAAAGTGGGACAAACCCAGGCCGGAATCGTCCATAATG GACAAGGCATCTGCTTCCAACTTCTCCAGTGTTTCAGAAAAACAGCAGTTTTACCGTGAACTGGCATCAGCTGCTGAATCAGGATGGGATTTCAGCACCAGATGGATGAG AAATCCACCTAATTTCACAACATTGGCTACAACATCTGTAATACCTGTTGATTTGAACGCATTTCTACTCGGG ATGGAACTTAATATTGCCTTATTTGCAAAAGTTACTGGAGATAATAGCACTGCTGAACGGTTCCTGGAAAATTCTGATCTTAGAAAGAAGGCAATGGACTCTATTTTCTGGAATGCAAACAAGAAACAGTGGCTTGATTACTGGCTCAGCAGTACATGTGAG GAGGTTCATGTTTGGAAAAACGAGCATCAGAATCAAAATGTATTTGCTTCCAATTTTGTTCCTTTGTGGATGAAGCCATTTTACTCAG atACTTCGCTTGTGAGTAGTGTTGTTGAAAGTCTCAAAACATCTGGCCTGCTCCGTGATGCTGGAGTTGCAACTTCTTTGACTGATTCAGGGCAACAGTG GGACTTTCCAAATGGGTGGGCGCCGCTTCAACACATGCTAGTGGAAGGACTGCTAAAATCAGGATTGAAAGAAGCAAGGTTATTGGCTGAGGAAATTGCCATCAGATGGGTCACAACCAATTATATTGTTTATAAGAAAACAGGTGTAATGCATGAAAAGTTTGACGTGGAGCATTGTGGAGAATTTGGAGGTGGGGGCGAATATGTACCCCAG ACTGGTTTTGGCTGGTCAAATGGAGTTGTGTTGGCATTCTTGGAGGAGTTTGGATGGCCTGAAGATCGGAACATAGAATGCTGA